One window of Botrimarina mediterranea genomic DNA carries:
- a CDS encoding YciI family protein, whose product MKFMLLVYGTESTWTEEERDACMAESQAMCHELAEQGKFLAASPLHPVATARSVRVRGGERLVTTGPFAETTEQLGGYYVIDVESMEEALDFASKIPPAKKGTIEVRPVFELEGLPPLK is encoded by the coding sequence ATGAAATTCATGCTGCTGGTTTACGGTACCGAATCGACTTGGACCGAAGAAGAACGCGACGCCTGCATGGCCGAGTCGCAGGCGATGTGCCATGAGCTTGCCGAGCAGGGCAAGTTCCTGGCGGCGTCGCCGCTGCACCCCGTGGCGACGGCGCGCAGCGTCCGAGTGCGTGGTGGCGAGCGCCTCGTCACCACCGGCCCGTTCGCTGAGACGACCGAACAACTCGGCGGCTACTACGTCATCGATGTCGAGAGCATGGAAGAAGCGCTCGACTTTGCCAGCAAGATCCCGCCCGCAAAGAAGGGGACAATCGAGGTGCGGCCCGTGTTTGAGTTAGAAGGCTTGCCGCCACTAAAATGA
- a CDS encoding VOC family protein: protein MPITKTPIVPCLWFDNQAEEAAAFYTQVFPNSEITAVSRYSEVGREFHGKEPGTVLTVEFALDGQKMTALNGGPIFKFNEAVSLQIMCDTQEEIDHFWDRLSAGGDPAAQQCGWLKDKYGLSWQVAPKCIAEMMTSPDADKTARMMAALFGMKKLDKAALEAAFAG from the coding sequence ATGCCGATCACCAAAACCCCGATCGTCCCCTGCCTGTGGTTCGACAACCAAGCCGAAGAGGCGGCGGCGTTCTACACGCAGGTCTTCCCCAACAGCGAGATCACCGCCGTCTCACGTTACAGCGAGGTCGGCCGCGAGTTCCACGGCAAAGAGCCCGGCACGGTGCTGACGGTCGAGTTCGCGCTCGACGGCCAGAAGATGACGGCGCTCAACGGCGGGCCGATCTTCAAGTTCAACGAGGCGGTCTCGCTACAGATCATGTGCGACACGCAGGAAGAAATCGATCACTTCTGGGACAGGCTCTCCGCCGGAGGCGATCCGGCCGCCCAGCAATGCGGTTGGCTCAAGGACAAGTACGGCCTGTCGTGGCAGGTGGCGCCCAAGTGCATCGCCGAGATGATGACCAGCCCCGACGCCGACAAGACCGCGCGGATGATGGCGGCGCTATTCGGGATGAAGAAACTCGACAAGGCGGCGCTCGAAGCGGCGTTCGCCGGGTGA
- a CDS encoding DUF899 domain-containing protein, whose amino-acid sequence MSTTATIPHPPIATRAEWLASRRELLEAEKALTAQYDRVNAQRRRLPMVKIEKDYRFDGPEGEATLLDLLAGRRQLIIYHFMFDPEWEKGCPGCTGFVNGLGDLSMLAKRDTTMALVSRAPLAKLEAYRDLNGWTLPWYSSFGSPFNYEFHVSLDRTVVPLEYNYRSEKELDSRKGEEPWFMQGESHGLSVFFDLDGEVYHTNSTYARGVEGLTDSYRLLDQTPYGRQEDFEDSPAGWPQKPTYG is encoded by the coding sequence ATGAGCACGACAGCCACCATCCCGCATCCGCCCATCGCCACGCGCGCCGAGTGGCTGGCAAGCCGCCGCGAGTTACTCGAGGCCGAGAAGGCGCTCACCGCGCAGTACGACCGTGTCAACGCCCAGCGTCGCCGGCTGCCGATGGTGAAGATCGAGAAGGACTATCGATTCGACGGGCCCGAGGGCGAGGCGACGCTGCTCGACCTGTTGGCGGGGCGGCGGCAGCTGATTATCTATCACTTCATGTTCGATCCCGAGTGGGAGAAGGGCTGCCCCGGCTGCACGGGCTTCGTCAACGGGCTCGGCGACTTGTCGATGCTCGCTAAGCGTGACACGACGATGGCCCTCGTCTCGCGGGCGCCGCTGGCGAAGCTCGAGGCCTACCGCGATCTGAATGGTTGGACGCTGCCGTGGTACTCGTCGTTCGGCAGTCCCTTCAACTACGAATTCCACGTGTCGCTCGATCGGACCGTCGTGCCGCTGGAATACAACTACCGCAGCGAGAAGGAACTCGACTCACGTAAAGGCGAAGAGCCCTGGTTCATGCAGGGTGAGTCGCACGGTCTGAGCGTCTTCTTCGATCTCGACGGCGAGGTCTACCACACCAACTCGACCTACGCCCGCGGCGTAGAAGGCCTCACCGACTCGTACCGCTTGCTCGACCAAACCCCCTACGGCCGGCAAGAAGACTTCGAGGACTCGCCTGCAGGCTGGCCGCAAAAGCCAACCTACGGATGA
- a CDS encoding YciI family protein: MRVMVLVKASKSSEAGEMPSTELLTAMGAFNERLVEAGVMLAGEGLKPSSEGARVLFSGKDRVVTDGPFAETKELVAGFWMWKVASMEEAIDWVKQCPNPMIEDSEIEVRPVFEMDDFGDAMTEELREQEDVIRAKTDAMGA; this comes from the coding sequence ATGCGGGTCATGGTCTTGGTCAAAGCCTCCAAATCATCCGAAGCGGGCGAGATGCCGAGCACGGAGTTGCTCACCGCAATGGGCGCGTTCAACGAGCGGCTCGTCGAGGCGGGCGTGATGCTCGCCGGCGAGGGGCTCAAGCCCAGCTCCGAAGGGGCGCGGGTGCTGTTCAGCGGCAAGGACCGCGTCGTCACGGACGGTCCGTTCGCCGAGACGAAGGAGCTCGTCGCCGGGTTCTGGATGTGGAAGGTCGCGTCGATGGAAGAGGCGATCGACTGGGTTAAGCAGTGCCCCAACCCGATGATCGAAGACTCGGAGATCGAGGTCCGACCCGTCTTCGAGATGGACGACTTCGGCGACGCGATGACCGAAGAACTGCGCGAACAAGAAGACGTGATCCGCGCGAAGACCGACGCGATGGGCGCCTAA
- a CDS encoding YciI family protein yields MKFLLLMYNAEDAFSDDDLKVEQRNAVALCNEIHAKGQFVSGTPLYPVETAKSLRVRDGLRVVSDGPFAETKEQLGGYVLVDVDTIEEAIDIASRFPSAKVGTVEVRAIEEI; encoded by the coding sequence ATGAAGTTCTTGCTTCTCATGTACAACGCCGAAGACGCGTTCAGCGACGACGATCTGAAAGTCGAACAACGCAACGCGGTGGCGCTGTGTAACGAGATCCATGCGAAGGGGCAGTTCGTCAGTGGCACGCCGCTCTACCCCGTCGAGACGGCCAAGAGCCTGCGCGTCCGCGATGGCCTGCGGGTCGTGAGCGACGGGCCATTCGCTGAAACAAAAGAACAACTCGGCGGCTACGTGCTGGTCGATGTGGACACGATCGAAGAAGCGATCGACATCGCCAGCCGCTTCCCGTCGGCAAAGGTCGGGACCGTCGAGGTCCGGGCGATCGAAGAGATCTAA
- a CDS encoding YciI family protein, whose translation MKFVCMGYLDEATFAAIPESQQLAMMEECFAYDDELRRGGHFLGGEALEGATSAVTLRPEAGKVTVCDGPYAETKEHLGGILLLEARDMNHAISLMSNHPGARMGPFEIRPADESINALVAERNKTFATQAKPQAAPQAAEVER comes from the coding sequence ATGAAGTTCGTCTGTATGGGGTATCTCGACGAGGCGACCTTCGCCGCGATCCCCGAGTCCCAGCAGCTGGCGATGATGGAGGAGTGCTTCGCCTACGACGACGAGCTGCGTCGCGGCGGGCACTTCCTCGGCGGCGAGGCGCTCGAGGGCGCCACGAGCGCCGTCACCCTCCGCCCCGAAGCGGGCAAGGTGACGGTCTGCGACGGGCCCTACGCCGAGACCAAGGAGCACCTCGGCGGCATCCTGCTTCTCGAAGCCCGCGACATGAACCACGCGATCTCGCTGATGTCGAATCACCCCGGCGCACGGATGGGGCCCTTCGAGATCCGGCCCGCCGATGAGTCGATCAACGCTCTGGTTGCCGAACGCAATAAAACGTTTGCTACGCAGGCTAAGCCGCAAGCGGCGCCACAAGCGGCGGAGGTGGAGCGATGA
- a CDS encoding VOC family protein, whose translation MTQPIPLGRSGITPHLVLNHASAAIDFYKAAFGAVEHCRMPGPDGRLMHAEMTIGDSLFMLADDFPEYCEGASRSAKTLGGTPVGLHRYVADCDAAVKQATDAGATVLVPPQDMFWGDRYAVVVDPFGHQWALATHIKDLTPEEMMAGMNSAFQQS comes from the coding sequence ATGACTCAACCCATCCCTCTGGGCCGCTCGGGCATCACTCCGCACCTTGTTCTCAACCACGCCAGCGCGGCGATCGACTTTTACAAGGCGGCCTTCGGCGCCGTTGAGCACTGCCGGATGCCGGGGCCCGACGGGCGGCTGATGCACGCCGAAATGACGATCGGCGATTCGCTCTTCATGCTCGCCGACGACTTCCCCGAGTACTGCGAAGGGGCGTCACGATCGGCCAAGACGCTCGGCGGCACGCCGGTGGGCCTGCACCGTTACGTCGCCGACTGCGACGCCGCCGTGAAGCAGGCGACCGACGCCGGCGCCACGGTGCTCGTGCCGCCGCAGGACATGTTCTGGGGCGATCGGTATGCGGTTGTCGTCGATCCGTTCGGCCATCAATGGGCGCTCGCGACGCACATAAAGGACCTGACGCCGGAAGAGATGATGGCGGGCATGAACTCTGCTTTCCAACAGAGCTGA
- a CDS encoding DUF1579 domain-containing protein, with protein sequence MRRFTTAFGLLTVFALTAFALTAFALTAPAMAQQEEMAMPEPQAEHRWLEQLVGDWSSEVHVYMEGQETTSQGSEHVRQIGEFWTVAENQGEFAGQPFTGVQTLGYDPEKGKYVGTWVDSVSGYLWVYEGELDASKKKLTLRTKGHCPMNPGELSNFEEVLELKGPDHKVFTSSVQGKDGKWTKGMMIEYRRK encoded by the coding sequence ATGAGACGTTTCACGACTGCTTTCGGCCTCCTCACCGTGTTCGCCCTCACGGCGTTCGCCCTCACGGCGTTCGCCCTCACGGCGCCCGCGATGGCTCAACAAGAAGAAATGGCGATGCCCGAGCCTCAGGCCGAGCACCGTTGGCTCGAGCAGCTCGTCGGCGACTGGTCGAGCGAGGTCCATGTCTACATGGAAGGCCAGGAGACGACCTCCCAGGGGTCCGAGCACGTCCGCCAGATCGGCGAGTTCTGGACCGTCGCCGAGAACCAGGGCGAGTTCGCGGGGCAGCCGTTCACCGGCGTTCAGACCCTCGGCTACGACCCCGAGAAGGGCAAGTACGTCGGCACGTGGGTCGATTCCGTTTCGGGCTACCTATGGGTCTACGAGGGCGAACTCGACGCGTCGAAGAAGAAGCTGACGCTCCGCACCAAGGGCCACTGCCCAATGAACCCCGGCGAGCTGAGCAATTTCGAAGAAGTGCTTGAGCTGAAAGGCCCCGACCACAAGGTGTTCACGTCGTCCGTGCAGGGCAAAGACGGCAAGTGGACCAAAGGGATGATGATCGAGTACCGCCGCAAGTGA
- a CDS encoding RNA polymerase sigma factor has product MSLPPSAALEAAVADVYRRESRRVFATLIRLLGDFDLAEDAMHEAFASAMTQWAAEGVPKNPRAWLVSTGRFKAIDTIRRRTRFDAAAGEIAQQLEQLSFNPEELDEARFNDDQLRLVFTCCHPALTPETRVALTLREVCGLRTEEVASAFLTTTPTIAQRIVRGKAKIRDEKIPYEAPTLAELPARIDSVLSVIYLVFNEGYSASHGDSAVRQELSHEAIRLGRLLLELLPDPEVIGLVALMLLHESRHAARTDDNGDLVLLEDQDRSQWDAALIEEGNQLVERALATRRFGAYTIQAAISAVHAAAPSAAATDWSQIVALYDVLLRGEPLPIVELNRAVAVAMRDGAEQGLAIIDSLVERGDLVDYHLTHAARADLLRRLGRHGEAAAAYRQALALAKQAPERRFLQRRIDELAEASK; this is encoded by the coding sequence ATGTCCCTCCCCCCCAGCGCCGCCCTCGAAGCCGCGGTCGCCGATGTCTATCGGCGTGAGTCGCGGCGGGTCTTCGCGACGCTGATCCGCTTGCTCGGCGACTTCGACCTCGCCGAGGACGCGATGCACGAGGCGTTCGCGTCGGCCATGACGCAGTGGGCCGCCGAGGGCGTGCCGAAGAACCCCCGGGCGTGGCTCGTCTCGACGGGGCGGTTCAAAGCGATCGACACGATCCGCCGCCGCACACGCTTCGACGCGGCCGCCGGGGAGATCGCGCAGCAGCTCGAGCAATTGAGCTTCAACCCCGAAGAACTCGACGAGGCCCGCTTCAACGACGACCAGTTGCGGCTGGTTTTCACTTGCTGCCACCCGGCGTTGACGCCCGAGACGCGCGTCGCGCTGACGCTCCGAGAAGTGTGCGGGCTGCGCACCGAGGAAGTCGCCAGCGCGTTCCTCACCACCACGCCGACGATCGCGCAGCGGATCGTCCGTGGCAAGGCGAAGATCCGCGACGAGAAGATTCCCTACGAGGCGCCAACGCTCGCCGAGCTCCCCGCCCGGATCGACTCGGTGCTGAGCGTGATCTACCTCGTGTTCAATGAGGGTTATTCGGCGTCGCACGGCGACTCGGCGGTCCGCCAGGAGCTGTCGCACGAAGCCATCCGTCTCGGCCGACTGCTGCTGGAGTTGCTGCCCGATCCCGAAGTGATCGGCCTCGTGGCGTTGATGCTGCTGCACGAGTCGCGGCACGCGGCGCGGACGGACGACAACGGCGACCTCGTGCTGCTCGAAGACCAAGACCGCTCGCAATGGGACGCCGCCCTTATCGAAGAGGGAAACCAACTCGTCGAACGCGCGTTGGCGACACGGCGCTTCGGCGCGTACACGATACAGGCGGCGATCTCCGCAGTGCACGCCGCGGCGCCGAGCGCTGCCGCGACCGACTGGTCGCAGATCGTCGCCCTGTACGACGTGCTGCTGCGTGGCGAGCCGCTGCCGATCGTTGAGCTGAACCGCGCCGTCGCCGTCGCGATGCGTGACGGCGCCGAGCAGGGCCTGGCGATCATCGATTCCCTGGTCGAGCGCGGCGACTTGGTGGACTACCACCTGACGCACGCCGCACGGGCGGACTTGCTGCGTCGATTAGGTCGCCATGGCGAAGCCGCGGCCGCGTACCGCCAAGCGCTCGCGTTGGCGAAGCAGGCGCCGGAGCGGCGGTTCTTGCAACGGCGGATCGACGAGTTGGCAGAAGCTTCAAAGTGA
- a CDS encoding lamin tail domain-containing protein, with translation MRLPCSPRLIKAPRRSALRSFQPRVETLEPRHLMAVVLSEFVADNESGIRDLDGQRQDWIEIANTGASVVDLGGYYLSDDAVTPAKWQIPAGVTLAAGERLVVFASGKDLASGELHTNFSLNNAGEDVLLVAPNGVTVVDAYLDYPAQEPDAAYGVGVLPTTQPQETLIGVGTPLRAHVPTGENAAIDDHWREPGFNDAAWLSGTRSVGFDRNSDGVNLAPFIGRTLTAGEMSTTQTTAYVRFNFDVEGAAQLTSLELDLRFDDGFIAYLNGREIARANFAEDFIRPQPQWDSSAGNQMGSSSSSGAANRLGETLDIASFDLSAYLPSLIEGTNVLAFHVVNSTSSSSNNANRQDLLVEPVLKTTRATGATAIGYLPTPSPGAVNGVVAEGFVADTKFSVDRGFFDAAFPVEITTATASASIRYTTDGSMPTPNNGVLYTGPINIASTTTLRAIAYKGGWVSTNVDTQTYLFLDDVLQQSAADVTQPYATWGHDKGDADNASGYNLDDESDWEMDPDVVNGNQAALKDALKSIPTVSLVMNWDDLFGGTPQPGTFPAGSNVAPQPQGIYIHGSSNERGASFEYFDPNSAGDQFQTDVGVETQGHSSTLRWNSDKLSMQVKFKFPYGPTELNYPVFADAVFGEGATTEFDTLILDAMFNYAWHHANPIQRDYARFVTDQAISDLQNLASGQGAPHGEYVHLYLNGMYWGLYNLHERPDDSFAAAYYGGDKDDYDVVKHANQDVNHEFTWVSGGVAAEDRFSALLDATQAVQNNPASSTAYNAVTQQLDVDQYIDYMIVHYYGGNAADWSHNNWYATRDRNGGLWRFHAWDQEHAFPTTDNGDAFTQFVDLTTKDDFEAPTSIHKNLIGNTEYRLRFADRVQALMQNGGVLTNTAAQSVYQARIDEITEAILGESARWGDNRNENDPYTQADFLAVNNAVIADFFVNRTETVLTQFANAGWLVPLAAPMLSQYGGAVTGGYDLTLSLPSGSPGGSQIYYTLDGSDPRLAGGATNPSALSGAGPIVVDVTTPLRVLARVKNGADWSPLIDATFTLTDPPALRVVEVMYNPPGSGDPTEFIELLNFGAETIDLTGFRLEGFSAGGYDFTGGSLAPGARVVVVADQSAFAAAYPGVTNVALGVFSGSLANEGETISLRGPVGELIQSFVYGDSNLPGWPAAPDGDGPSLEYIGPFDMDAADPALVADDPYDDPANWRASFAIGGSPGASGDLPGDYDRNGVVEQADHLVWRTSYGATVTPFMGADGNGDGRIDAADYTVWRDNLTPPTVALVKQAAVATGEPVTPATDEAFAVEAGPDTFDDVTPLINITATPIRSRFAPVTRQAFAISESASDQALLLLSAMTARDAERSDITPLKSEEATTAERPESMAGVRAAWRKTVAG, from the coding sequence ATGCGACTGCCTTGCTCCCCGCGGCTCATCAAGGCGCCGCGACGATCCGCTCTCCGCAGCTTTCAGCCGCGAGTCGAGACGCTCGAACCCCGTCACCTGATGGCGGTGGTGCTATCGGAGTTCGTCGCCGACAACGAAAGCGGCATCCGCGACCTCGACGGCCAGCGGCAGGACTGGATCGAGATCGCTAACACCGGCGCCAGCGTCGTCGACCTCGGCGGCTACTACCTGTCCGACGACGCGGTAACGCCCGCCAAGTGGCAGATCCCCGCCGGCGTCACACTGGCGGCCGGTGAGCGGCTGGTGGTGTTCGCCTCGGGTAAGGACCTAGCGAGCGGCGAACTGCACACCAACTTCTCGCTCAATAACGCCGGCGAGGACGTGCTGCTCGTGGCGCCCAACGGCGTGACGGTCGTGGACGCCTATCTCGATTACCCGGCCCAAGAACCCGACGCCGCCTATGGCGTCGGCGTGCTCCCGACCACGCAGCCGCAAGAGACGCTCATCGGCGTCGGCACGCCGCTGCGCGCGCACGTGCCGACGGGCGAGAACGCCGCGATCGACGACCACTGGCGAGAACCTGGCTTCAACGATGCCGCGTGGCTCTCGGGGACGCGCTCGGTCGGCTTCGACCGCAACTCGGACGGCGTCAATCTGGCGCCGTTCATCGGTCGGACGCTTACCGCCGGCGAAATGTCCACTACGCAGACGACGGCTTACGTACGGTTCAATTTCGATGTCGAAGGCGCCGCGCAGCTCACGTCGCTGGAGCTCGACCTGCGCTTCGACGACGGTTTCATTGCCTACCTCAACGGCCGGGAGATCGCCCGAGCGAACTTCGCCGAAGACTTCATCCGGCCGCAGCCGCAGTGGGACTCTTCCGCCGGCAACCAGATGGGGTCGAGCTCTTCGTCAGGCGCCGCGAATCGCCTCGGTGAGACGCTCGATATCGCTTCGTTCGACCTGTCGGCTTACCTGCCGTCGCTGATCGAAGGGACGAACGTGTTGGCGTTCCACGTGGTGAACAGCACGAGTTCTTCGTCGAACAACGCCAACCGCCAAGACCTGCTAGTCGAGCCGGTGCTGAAGACGACCCGCGCGACGGGCGCCACGGCCATCGGCTACCTGCCAACCCCCAGCCCCGGAGCGGTGAACGGCGTCGTCGCGGAAGGCTTCGTCGCCGACACCAAGTTCTCGGTCGATCGCGGCTTCTTCGACGCGGCGTTCCCGGTCGAGATCACCACCGCTACGGCCAGCGCGTCGATCCGCTACACGACCGACGGGAGTATGCCGACGCCCAACAATGGCGTGCTCTACACCGGGCCGATCAACATCGCTTCCACGACCACGCTACGCGCCATCGCTTACAAGGGGGGATGGGTCTCAACGAACGTCGATACGCAGACCTACCTCTTCCTCGACGACGTCCTCCAGCAGAGCGCGGCGGATGTCACTCAGCCCTACGCGACGTGGGGGCACGACAAGGGGGACGCCGACAACGCGTCGGGCTACAACCTCGATGACGAGTCCGACTGGGAGATGGACCCCGATGTCGTCAACGGCAACCAGGCGGCACTGAAGGATGCCCTGAAGTCGATCCCCACCGTTTCGCTGGTGATGAACTGGGACGACCTCTTCGGCGGGACGCCCCAGCCCGGCACGTTCCCCGCCGGTTCCAACGTCGCTCCGCAGCCGCAGGGGATTTACATCCACGGATCGTCGAACGAACGCGGCGCGTCGTTCGAGTACTTCGATCCCAACTCCGCCGGCGACCAGTTCCAGACCGACGTGGGCGTCGAGACTCAGGGCCATTCCAGCACGCTGCGTTGGAACTCGGACAAGTTGTCGATGCAGGTGAAGTTCAAATTTCCCTACGGGCCAACAGAGTTGAACTACCCAGTCTTCGCCGACGCGGTCTTCGGCGAGGGAGCGACCACCGAGTTCGACACGCTGATCCTCGACGCGATGTTCAACTACGCGTGGCACCACGCCAACCCGATCCAGCGCGACTACGCTCGATTCGTCACCGACCAAGCGATCTCCGACCTCCAGAACCTAGCGTCGGGTCAAGGCGCGCCGCATGGCGAGTACGTCCATCTCTACCTCAACGGCATGTACTGGGGCCTCTACAATCTCCACGAACGACCCGACGACTCGTTTGCGGCCGCGTACTACGGCGGCGACAAGGACGACTACGACGTCGTCAAGCACGCCAACCAAGACGTGAACCACGAGTTCACGTGGGTCTCGGGCGGCGTCGCCGCGGAAGACCGGTTCTCGGCGCTTCTCGACGCGACTCAAGCGGTGCAGAACAACCCGGCGAGTAGCACGGCCTACAACGCCGTCACGCAGCAACTCGATGTCGATCAGTACATCGACTACATGATCGTGCACTATTACGGCGGTAACGCCGCGGACTGGTCGCACAACAACTGGTACGCCACGCGCGATCGCAACGGCGGCCTTTGGCGCTTCCACGCCTGGGACCAGGAGCACGCCTTCCCGACGACCGACAACGGAGACGCGTTCACCCAGTTTGTCGATCTCACCACGAAGGACGACTTCGAGGCGCCCACGTCGATCCACAAGAACCTCATCGGCAACACCGAATACCGCCTTCGGTTCGCCGACCGCGTGCAGGCGCTGATGCAGAACGGCGGCGTGCTGACGAACACGGCGGCGCAGTCGGTCTATCAGGCACGCATCGATGAGATCACCGAGGCGATCCTCGGCGAGTCCGCGCGGTGGGGCGACAACCGCAATGAGAATGACCCGTACACGCAGGCCGACTTCTTGGCGGTGAACAACGCCGTCATCGCCGACTTCTTCGTTAACCGCACCGAGACGGTGTTGACGCAGTTTGCGAATGCCGGCTGGCTCGTGCCGCTCGCGGCTCCGATGCTGAGCCAGTACGGCGGCGCCGTGACGGGGGGCTACGACCTCACGCTTTCGCTCCCCTCGGGCTCGCCGGGGGGGTCGCAGATTTACTACACCCTCGACGGCAGTGACCCAAGGCTCGCCGGCGGCGCGACGAACCCTTCGGCTCTGAGTGGCGCTGGCCCGATCGTTGTCGATGTCACGACGCCACTGCGAGTGCTCGCGCGCGTAAAGAACGGCGCCGATTGGAGCCCGTTGATTGACGCGACGTTCACGCTCACCGATCCGCCGGCGTTGCGTGTTGTCGAGGTGATGTACAACCCGCCCGGTTCGGGTGATCCGACCGAGTTCATCGAGCTGCTGAACTTCGGCGCCGAGACGATCGACCTCACCGGCTTCCGGCTGGAAGGCTTTTCAGCAGGGGGCTACGACTTCACCGGCGGTTCGCTTGCGCCGGGCGCGCGGGTCGTCGTCGTTGCAGATCAATCCGCGTTTGCTGCTGCTTACCCTGGCGTGACGAACGTGGCGCTGGGCGTGTTCTCGGGAAGCCTCGCAAACGAGGGCGAGACCATCTCGCTGCGGGGCCCGGTTGGTGAGTTGATCCAGTCGTTCGTCTACGGCGATAGCAACCTCCCAGGCTGGCCCGCGGCGCCGGACGGTGACGGGCCTTCGCTGGAATACATTGGGCCTTTCGACATGGACGCCGCCGACCCGGCGCTGGTCGCGGACGATCCGTACGACGACCCCGCCAACTGGCGTGCGAGCTTTGCGATCGGCGGCAGCCCCGGAGCGAGCGGCGACCTGCCGGGCGATTACGACCGCAACGGCGTCGTCGAACAGGCCGACCACCTCGTGTGGCGCACCAGCTACGGCGCGACCGTGACGCCCTTCATGGGCGCCGACGGCAACGGCGACGGCCGCATCGACGCCGCCGACTACACCGTCTGGCGCGACAACCTGACGCCGCCGACCGTCGCGCTCGTCAAGCAAGCCGCAGTCGCGACCGGCGAACCTGTGACGCCAGCGACGGACGAAGCGTTCGCAGTCGAAGCAGGGCCGGATACTTTTGACGATGTCACGCCGCTAATAAACATTACTGCGACGCCGATTCGCAGTCGCTTCGCGCCCGTCACGCGTCAAGCGTTTGCAATCAGTGAATCGGCGAGCGATCAAGCACTGCTACTACTCAGCGCGATGACTGCACGAGACGCCGAACGCTCCGACATTACGCCGTTGAAGAGTGAGGAAGCCACAACGGCTGAACGCCCTGAATCGATGGCTGGCGTTAGAGCCGCGTGGCGAAAGACGGTGGCTGGTTAG
- a CDS encoding carboxymuconolactone decarboxylase family protein, with product MSATTTTAPAPSDAYRGMLSLERAIGKGRIELSLRELIKQRVSQINGCAFCIDMHWKDARAAGETEQRLYSLPAWRECPYYSERERAGLLLAEELTRLADKPAPEAAIERAHEHFDAQELEDLLWVIAAINTWNRISIGSRKTPGDYQPEGATH from the coding sequence ATGAGCGCCACCACCACAACCGCCCCGGCGCCCAGCGACGCCTACCGCGGCATGCTCAGCCTCGAGCGCGCGATCGGCAAGGGCCGCATCGAGCTCTCGCTGCGTGAGCTGATCAAACAACGTGTCTCGCAGATCAACGGCTGCGCGTTCTGCATCGACATGCACTGGAAGGACGCCCGCGCGGCAGGCGAGACCGAGCAGCGGCTCTACAGCCTGCCGGCCTGGCGTGAGTGCCCGTACTACAGCGAGCGCGAACGGGCGGGACTTCTACTCGCCGAAGAGCTGACGCGTCTCGCCGACAAGCCGGCGCCCGAAGCGGCAATCGAGCGCGCCCACGAACATTTCGACGCTCAAGAACTCGAGGACCTTCTGTGGGTAATCGCGGCAATCAACACCTGGAACCGCATCAGCATCGGCTCGCGGAAGACGCCGGGGGATTACCAACCGGAGGGCGCGACGCATTGA
- the sigJ gene encoding RNA polymerase sigma factor SigJ, with the protein MAGTPAMSDALQELRPRLMSVAYRMLGSVVDAEDAVQDAFLRLHNTAEVASPEGFLVRATTHRCIDQLRAAKRRQTYIGPWVPEPIDTSTGGRSQALEESLSLGFLLMLERLSPTERAAFVLRTVFDYEYAEIADVLGKSEANARQIVSRAKTRLGDAAPRFRPDPKEAEGLTERFMAACRSGDVKLVEQLLAPDVEIHSDGGGKVTAARVVIQGAERAAKFLAGVFHKKQPNLEMRSTMVNGEPGVVFLQEGAVAIVLSLRIEQCVKAIYITVNPDKLTRWSLVQID; encoded by the coding sequence TTGGCTGGCACGCCCGCGATGTCCGACGCCCTGCAAGAACTCCGGCCCCGCCTGATGTCGGTGGCCTACCGGATGCTGGGGAGCGTCGTCGACGCCGAGGACGCCGTGCAAGACGCGTTCTTGCGCCTGCACAACACGGCGGAGGTCGCCTCACCGGAAGGGTTCCTCGTTAGAGCGACCACGCACCGGTGCATCGACCAGCTGCGCGCCGCCAAGCGTCGCCAGACTTACATCGGCCCGTGGGTACCCGAACCGATCGACACTTCGACGGGCGGTCGTAGCCAAGCGCTTGAAGAGTCGCTGAGCCTGGGCTTCCTGCTGATGCTCGAACGCTTGTCGCCGACCGAGCGGGCGGCGTTCGTTTTGCGGACGGTCTTCGACTACGAGTACGCCGAGATCGCCGACGTCCTCGGCAAGTCCGAAGCGAACGCTCGCCAGATCGTCAGCCGCGCGAAGACGCGGCTCGGCGACGCGGCGCCGCGGTTCCGTCCCGATCCGAAGGAGGCCGAGGGGCTCACCGAGCGATTTATGGCGGCGTGCCGATCGGGCGACGTGAAGCTCGTGGAACAACTGCTGGCGCCCGACGTCGAGATCCACTCCGACGGTGGCGGCAAGGTGACGGCTGCGCGGGTCGTGATCCAGGGCGCCGAGCGGGCCGCCAAATTCTTGGCCGGCGTCTTCCACAAGAAGCAGCCAAACCTCGAGATGCGATCGACGATGGTCAACGGCGAGCCGGGCGTCGTTTTCTTACAGGAGGGCGCCGTCGCGATCGTGCTCTCGCTCCGCATCGAACAGTGCGTGAAAGCCATCTACATCACCGTCAACCCGGACAAGTTGACGCGTTGGTCGCTGGTGCAGATCGATTGA